DNA sequence from the Methanolobus sp. ZRKC5 genome:
ATGACGAGAGTAGGTACCGCCTGGATGCTGTACTTTCTTGCAAGCTCCTGGTTCTTATCTACATCAATTTCCTTAACTTCAACTTTGTCACCAAGTTCTGCCTCAACTTTTTCAAGGAAAGGTTTCTGCATCTTACATGGTCCACACCAGGTTGCACTGAAATCTAAAAGTTCCACTTTGCTCATATAAGCACCTCTGTATTGTATAATCAATGAATTAATTATAAAGTATTGTTTATCGATACCACACATCACCATGCCTGAAAGAGAGTTCTTGTCGCCCGAAGTCCCCTAAAGACACAAACCTCTTTAAGATGGTAATGCGAATTACACACACAACCATGTGAATAATTGCATATAAAGTTTACGTCCACCTTATATAATCATGTACGTCTTATTTTAGAAGTCAAATCAAGAGGCTTTGAATAGTAAGGTGCTGTGGTTACAATGACATCCACATATTTTGCATATTCAGGGATCATGCCGATATTTATTCCACCAACTGCAATCTCCAGATTGGGATTGAGTGCGCGCAGTTTTGGCACAAGTGACTCAAGATCCTGTGGCTCGTAGTGATCCAACAGAAGCATGTCAGCCACCGGAGCAGACTCGTAAGCCTCTTCTGTGGTCCGTGGTTCTATCTCTATCTTGCGCATTGACTTGAGCTTTACCTGTTTATCCATGACATCCAGATGGTTCTGCGTTATGAGAATAGAATCACTAAGGGAATTACGATGGTGATCTCCACCACCTGTTTTTACAGCCTTGAGCTCATATTTACGAAAGCCCGGATGAGTCTTGCGACTTGTGGCTATCATTATATCAGGATTTGATTTTCTTGCAAGCTCGACAGCAAAGCGAGTCTTTGATGCAATGGAGCATACCATTGAAAGGAAGGTCTGCGATATCCGCCAGAGTTTGAAAAGTGTAGGAAGGTCACCCTGAGCCTCAAATATAACATCGTTAGGGTTGAACTCCGCACCATTTTCAACCATGTTTACGACTTCAAGACCGTTCTTTTTGTAAAAAACCGCGAGGTCATCCATACATGCAGCAACCCCGTGCTCTCTTGACTTTATACGAATTCTTCCATCACCTTCTATTTCAAGAAGCTCTGTGGTCTCATCGCCGTAAGGACAATCCTCTGAAAGA
Encoded proteins:
- a CDS encoding nicotinate-nucleotide pyrophosphorylase; protein product: MVDFFDIYLSEDCPYGDETTELLEIEGDGRIRIKSREHGVAACMDDLAVFYKKNGLEVVNMVENGAEFNPNDVIFEAQGDLPTLFKLWRISQTFLSMVCSIASKTRFAVELARKSNPDIMIATSRKTHPGFRKYELKAVKTGGGDHHRNSLSDSILITQNHLDVMDKQVKLKSMRKIEIEPRTTEEAYESAPVADMLLLDHYEPQDLESLVPKLRALNPNLEIAVGGINIGMIPEYAKYVDVIVTTAPYYSKPLDLTSKIRRT
- a CDS encoding thioredoxin domain-containing protein, with translation MSKVELLDFSATWCGPCKMQKPFLEKVEAELGDKVEVKEIDVDKNQELARKYSIQAVPTLVILKDGEVAKRFTGLTTAAILIEELNKVL